In bacterium, a genomic segment contains:
- a CDS encoding class I SAM-dependent methyltransferase, protein MDGLGINSIFDRYYKKYDAWYDKHEFVYLSELEAIKKVLPNKGKGLEIGVGTGRFASSLGIKFGIDSSKKMLAIASKRGINVKLGRGEKLPYKDSFFDYVAIIITLCFVDDPQEVLAQSYRVLKENGKIAIGIVDKNSFLGKFYQRKESIFYKQANFFSVGEVTDLLKEAGFKRFSYYQTIFELPDKINSIENPQDGFGNGGFVVISGKKITGEN, encoded by the coding sequence ATGGATGGTTTGGGAATAAATAGTATCTTTGATAGATATTATAAGAAATACGATGCTTGGTATGATAAGCATGAATTTGTCTATTTGTCAGAGCTTGAAGCTATTAAGAAAGTTTTACCAAATAAAGGTAAAGGGTTAGAAATCGGCGTAGGCACAGGAAGATTCGCATCTTCATTAGGAATTAAATTTGGGATTGATTCTTCTAAAAAGATGCTTGCGATTGCCTCAAAAAGAGGAATAAATGTGAAATTGGGCAGGGGCGAGAAATTGCCTTATAAAGATTCGTTTTTTGACTACGTTGCCATTATAATCACATTATGTTTTGTCGACGATCCGCAGGAAGTTTTAGCGCAATCTTACAGAGTTTTAAAGGAAAACGGAAAGATTGCAATCGGCATAGTAGATAAAAACAGCTTTTTAGGTAAATTTTATCAGAGAAAGGAAAGTATATTTTACAAACAGGCGAATTTTTTCAGTGTCGGGGAAGTGACAGATTTGCTTAAAGAGGCAGGATTCAAAAGATTCTCTTATTATCAAACAATATTTGAACTTCCAGATAAGATAAATTCAATTGAGAACCCGCAAGATGGTTTTGGCAATGGCGGTTTTGTAGTAATATCAGGGAAAAAGATTACAGGAGAAAATTAA
- the trxA gene encoding thioredoxin has protein sequence MKVEIKVDDANFKQEVLESDIPVLVDFWAEWCGPCRMIAPAVEEIAEEYNGKLKVCKVNVDEAPGTSSEYGIMSIPTLAIFKDGAVVDKVIGVVPKTELVSKITPYI, from the coding sequence ATCAAAGTGGAAATCAAAGTAGATGATGCAAATTTTAAGCAGGAGGTATTAGAATCAGATATTCCTGTCCTTGTGGATTTTTGGGCAGAGTGGTGCGGCCCATGCCGTATGATTGCTCCTGCAGTTGAGGAGATAGCTGAAGAATACAATGGTAAGTTAAAAGTCTGTAAAGTAAATGTTGATGAAGCTCCAGGAACATCTTCAGAATACGGCATTATGAGCATACCTACTTTAGCTATCTTTAAAGACGGTGCTGTAGTAGACAAGGTTATAGGTGTAGTTCCCAAGACAGAACTTGTTTCTAAAATTACGCCTTATATTTGA
- a CDS encoding CoA-binding protein encodes MQDLVKDFLKQRRFAVVGSFRNESKYAYQILKTLKKRKYKVYPVNPHLKEVDNLICYPSVKDIPIVCDVANIITPPKITERIVQECKEKGITRVWLQPGAESHEAIKFCQENDIKVIHGLCVMFEKI; translated from the coding sequence ATGCAGGATTTAGTTAAAGATTTTTTAAAACAGAGGCGTTTTGCGGTAGTGGGCTCGTTTAGGAATGAGTCTAAATATGCCTATCAGATTCTAAAAACATTAAAAAAAAGAAAGTATAAGGTTTATCCAGTTAACCCTCATCTTAAGGAAGTTGATAACCTAATTTGTTATCCCAGCGTTAAAGATATTCCTATAGTTTGCGATGTTGCTAATATAATTACTCCGCCAAAGATAACTGAGAGAATCGTTCAAGAATGCAAAGAGAAAGGAATCACTAGAGTATGGCTTCAGCCGGGGGCTGAAAGCCATGAAGCTATAAAATTTTGCCAAGAGAATGACATTAAAGTTATTCATGGTCTTTGCGTTATGTTTGAAAAAATTTAG
- a CDS encoding P-loop NTPase, whose translation MNIAISSGKGGTGKTFVATNIAIAFSKKGKKVCYLDCDVEEPNGHLFLKPRIDREEDISLLAPVGVDNEKCIKCGKCQDACRYNAIAVIKDKVLFFPQLCHVCGACKIVCPEDAIIEKDKKIGVLKHGKSGTIDFHYALLETGEGGMSPRLIKRVKECAGNGINILDSSPGTACPVVETVKDVDLCVLVTDPTPFGVNDLKLAVDMCRKINREPVVLVNRAEYMNDNLKKYCKEQQLELIGEIPDDRRIAEVYSVGDIVVEKLPQYKKLFEDIAERIEKLAQKKRVVKKIRLSVEKEEEKTDDKKTEKAKPASFSAANKPKELVIISGKGGTGKTSLAASFVALAKKTIISDCDVDAADLHLLLAPQIKKRGNFSGGVTAEIDPEKCTGCNRCKDACRFFAIESYNSESGKELCRIDPVACEGCGVCYLVCKDSAVKVEDAINGEWFVSETRFGPMTHAKLGVAEENSGRLVTLVRNKAAESAAEVEENKLIIDGAPGTGCPVIASITGSDYALIVTEPTVSGIHDMKRILDVTRHFGVTSGIVVNKYDLNIDMTEKIKNIAKDYDSEFIGTIPYDKRVTEAQMKALSIIEYTEDGAVVKSIKQIWKKINSIININQ comes from the coding sequence ATGAATATAGCAATATCAAGTGGTAAGGGGGGAACAGGTAAAACTTTTGTCGCTACTAATATAGCAATTGCTTTTTCAAAAAAAGGAAAGAAGGTTTGTTATCTTGACTGTGATGTTGAAGAGCCGAATGGTCATCTTTTTCTCAAGCCTCGTATTGATAGAGAAGAAGATATCAGCTTACTGGCGCCTGTTGGGGTTGATAATGAGAAATGTATTAAATGCGGTAAGTGCCAGGATGCCTGTCGCTATAATGCAATAGCTGTAATAAAAGATAAGGTTCTATTCTTTCCTCAATTGTGTCATGTTTGCGGAGCCTGTAAGATTGTTTGTCCAGAGGATGCAATTATTGAAAAAGATAAGAAAATAGGGGTCCTGAAACATGGGAAAAGCGGCACAATAGATTTTCACTATGCGCTTCTTGAAACTGGTGAAGGAGGGATGTCTCCCAGATTGATTAAAAGAGTTAAAGAATGTGCTGGCAATGGAATAAATATACTTGATTCTTCTCCCGGGACTGCATGTCCTGTTGTGGAAACAGTAAAGGATGTTGATTTATGTGTGCTTGTTACAGATCCCACGCCTTTTGGGGTAAATGACCTGAAACTGGCTGTGGATATGTGCCGTAAGATAAATCGGGAACCGGTAGTCTTGGTTAACCGAGCTGAATATATGAACGATAATCTCAAAAAATACTGTAAGGAGCAGCAACTGGAACTTATAGGAGAGATTCCGGATGACAGGAGAATAGCAGAAGTCTATTCTGTAGGGGATATAGTTGTGGAGAAACTGCCTCAATATAAAAAGCTATTTGAGGATATTGCTGAGAGGATAGAGAAACTGGCGCAGAAAAAGAGAGTTGTTAAAAAAATACGTCTCTCTGTAGAAAAAGAGGAAGAAAAAACAGATGATAAAAAAACAGAAAAAGCCAAGCCTGCATCTTTTTCTGCCGCAAATAAACCAAAGGAATTAGTTATTATAAGCGGAAAGGGAGGAACAGGAAAGACTTCTTTGGCAGCTTCTTTTGTTGCTCTGGCTAAAAAGACAATAATATCCGACTGTGATGTAGATGCAGCTGACCTGCATCTGCTTTTAGCTCCGCAAATTAAAAAAAGAGGGAATTTTAGCGGTGGTGTGACTGCAGAAATAGATCCAGAAAAGTGTACTGGTTGTAATAGGTGTAAGGATGCATGTCGGTTTTTTGCTATAGAAAGCTACAACAGCGAGTCTGGAAAAGAGTTATGCCGTATTGATCCTGTTGCTTGTGAAGGATGCGGCGTATGTTATCTTGTGTGTAAAGATTCAGCTGTAAAGGTAGAAGATGCTATTAATGGAGAGTGGTTTGTTTCAGAAACAAGATTTGGACCAATGACTCATGCAAAACTCGGAGTAGCTGAAGAGAATTCAGGAAGGCTGGTTACATTGGTAAGGAATAAGGCGGCCGAATCTGCCGCTGAGGTGGAGGAAAATAAGCTAATAATAGACGGCGCTCCGGGAACTGGTTGTCCTGTAATAGCCTCTATAACTGGTTCAGATTATGCCTTAATTGTTACAGAGCCGACTGTATCAGGTATTCATGATATGAAGCGCATTCTTGATGTGACAAGACACTTTGGAGTTACCTCAGGAATTGTGGTAAATAAATATGACCTGAATATAGATATGACCGAGAAAATTAAAAATATAGCAAAAGACTATGATAGTGAATTCATTGGAACAATACCGTATGATAAAAGGGTGACTGAAGCCCAGATGAAGGCATTATCCATTATTGAGTATACAGAAGACGGAGCCGTTGTAAAAAGCATAAAACAGATTTGGAAAAAGATAAACTCTATTATTAACATAAATCAATAA
- a CDS encoding pyridoxamine 5'-phosphate oxidase family protein, protein MAKLPEAVRKAIDKQDVFSVATCSSEGVPNVVYVSWLKVIDDETVLISDNYFSKTRSNILSNPKMAFVVSDKDKGSFQVKGSVERLTDGPMFEEMQEWVRDDLPRVAAVVLHVAEVYNGAKRLI, encoded by the coding sequence ATGGCAAAATTACCAGAAGCTGTCAGGAAAGCGATTGACAAACAGGATGTTTTCTCAGTTGCTACATGCAGTTCTGAAGGAGTTCCAAATGTTGTTTATGTTAGCTGGTTAAAAGTAATAGATGATGAAACTGTATTAATATCAGATAATTATTTCAGTAAAACACGCAGCAATATTTTGAGTAATCCAAAGATGGCTTTTGTTGTTAGCGATAAGGATAAAGGTTCATTTCAAGTAAAGGGAAGTGTTGAGCGATTGACGGATGGTCCAATGTTTGAAGAAATGCAGGAGTGGGTTCGTGATGATTTGCCAAGGGTTGCGGCTGTTGTTTTGCATGTGGCAGAAGTGTATAACGGAGCCAAACGGCTTATATAA
- a CDS encoding class I SAM-dependent methyltransferase has translation MEAKLLENHKRYLERINFYKDFGYDVEEERKFIIEKACPLYGGILEVGTGKGYFAIELAKERYNFTSIDISDEEQGFARLNIKYFGFEKYVDFRIENAEGLSFKDCSFDIIFSINTIHHLIHPIKAIDELIRIVSFEGKIVLSDFNEAGLEVVDKIHASEGRKHEAGQTNLSEIAIYLKSKGFNVQKDKTTFHNIVIAYQQTI, from the coding sequence TTGGAAGCGAAATTGTTAGAAAATCATAAAAGATATTTAGAAAGAATAAACTTTTATAAAGACTTCGGCTATGATGTTGAAGAGGAAAGAAAGTTTATCATAGAAAAAGCATGTCCTCTTTATGGTGGTATATTAGAGGTGGGAACGGGTAAGGGATATTTTGCTATTGAACTCGCCAAAGAGAGATATAATTTTACTAGTATAGATATTTCTGATGAGGAACAGGGATTCGCCAGACTCAATATAAAATATTTTGGCTTTGAAAAATATGTGGATTTCAGAATAGAGAATGCCGAAGGTCTAAGTTTTAAAGATTGCAGCTTTGATATAATATTTTCTATTAACACAATACATCACCTTATTCACCCGATTAAAGCCATAGATGAGCTAATAAGGATAGTTAGTTTTGAAGGGAAGATTGTCCTAAGTGATTTTAATGAGGCAGGTTTAGAAGTGGTAGATAAGATTCACGCCAGCGAAGGAAGAAAACATGAAGCAGGTCAAACGAATTTATCAGAGATAGCTATTTATTTGAAAAGCAAAGGATTTAATGTTCAAAAAGATAAAACTACGTTCCATAATATTGTTATAGCATATCAACAAACCATATAA
- a CDS encoding J domain-containing protein has translation MADFKQIDGARKLLGLEECATLKEIKNAYRKLAFKHHPDKCKDEEKKRCEEMFKKITHANDIMMSYCAGYKYSFKEEDVTKGTADKEFYEHLRRFYDGWFGNK, from the coding sequence ATGGCAGATTTTAAACAGATTGACGGAGCGCGAAAATTACTGGGATTGGAAGAATGTGCAACTTTGAAAGAGATAAAGAATGCGTATAGAAAACTTGCCTTTAAACACCATCCTGATAAATGCAAGGATGAAGAGAAAAAAAGGTGCGAGGAGATGTTTAAAAAGATAACTCATGCCAATGATATTATGATGAGCTATTGCGCTGGATATAAATATTCTTTTAAAGAAGAGGATGTAACAAAAGGGACAGCAGATAAAGAATTTTATGAGCACTTGAGGAGATTTTACGATGGATGGTTTGGGAATAAATAG